One genomic segment of Mangifera indica cultivar Alphonso chromosome 6, CATAS_Mindica_2.1, whole genome shotgun sequence includes these proteins:
- the LOC123219578 gene encoding putative Peroxidase 48, with the protein MRVSIFEVTVMQKLSLLVFILCILISFKNQNADTKKSFNSINPNPSSFTLPSGSSPAFSASRATLLSMEDENLDHSFHALEYDFYRDSCPNAEETIRAVVRYLFEVRSDVAPALLRLVFHDCFIEGCDASILLDAAEGIDSEKDSPPNDNLKGFDIIDIIKEELEEICPGVVSCADTLVLAAREAVVLASGPFYPLYTGRRDSLIAFSDVATFELPSPQADLSETLAAFGSRGFDLRETVSLLGSHSIGVIHCKFFQDRLYNFGRTNKPDPSVDPDFLNLLRSWCRNTSSASSAPSPSPVGSPSTSVAPSPHFVGSPSPLQAQAPISGSSPLSSAASSSHMGDTPAPLVVPSSHLDSSRDMDDTPVPSVVPSSHLDSSPLSSAVSSPHQGGSPLSSAASLFSLRESSSSSREGPGIDVAQDGTTAGFGVAYYRNLLQGKGILYSDQQLMAGDETRIWATAYASDVSLFRKDFALAMMKLSNLRVLTAPMGQIRLNCSKVA; encoded by the exons atgcGGGTTTCAATCTTCGAGGTTACTGTAATGCAAAAACTCAGCTTGCTAGTATTCATTCTATGCATCTTGATTTCTTTCAAGAACCAAAATGCAGATACCAAGAAATCCTTCAACTCCATAAACCCAAATCCTTCTTCTTTTACACTACCGTCGGGTTCTTCTCCTGCCTTTTCAGCATCTCGAGCTACACTCTTGTCCATGGAGGACGAGAATCTTGACCATTCTTTTCATGCTCTAGAGTACGACTTCTATCGGGATTCGTGCCCCAACGCTGAGGAGACTATTCGAGCTGTCGTTCGGTATCTCTTCGAAGTCCGCTCTGATGTTGCTCCCGCTTTGCTCCGCCTTGTTTTCCATGATTGTTTCATTGAG GGATGTGATGCTTCAATTTTACTGGATGCTGCTGAAGGAATTGACTCGGAGAAAGATTCTCCTCCGAATGATAATCTAAAGGGTTTTGATATCATTGACATAATCAAGGAAGAGCTAGAAGAAATATGCCCTGGTGTTGTTTCTTGTGCTGACACACTTGTTTTGGCAGCAAGAGAAGCTGTTGTTCTG GCCAGTGGTCCATTCTATCCACTGTATACTGGTAGGAGAGACAGTTTGATTGCTTTCTCAGATGTTGCAACATTTGAGCTTCCTTCACCCCAGGCAGATCTGTCAGAAACCCTGGCAGCTTTCGGCTCAAGGGGCTTTGATTTGAGAGAAACTGTTAGTCTCTTGG GTTCTCACAGCATTGGAGTAATCCACTGTAAATTCTTCCAAGACCGTCTCTACAACTTTGGCAGGACTAACAAGCCTGATCCATCTGTAGATCCTGATTTCCTCAACCTACTGAGATCATGGTGCAGGAACACTTCATCGGCTTCATCAGCTCCCTCACCTTCCCCTGTTGGCTCACCATCAACATCAGTGGCGCCATCACCTCACTTTGTTGGTTCACCATCTCCACTGCAAGCACAGGCACCTATTTCTGGTAGCTCACCGTTATCATCAGCAGCGTCATCATCTCACATGGGTGACACACCAGCACCATTAGTAGTGCCATCATCTCACCTTGATAGCTCACGCGACATGGATGACACACCAGTACCATCAGTAGTGCCATCATCTCACCTTGATAGCTCACCATTATCATCAGCAGTGTCATCACCTCACCAAGGTGGTTCACCATTATCATCAGCGGCATCATTATTCTCGTTAAGAGAATCATCTTCTTCGTCACGTGAAGGTCCTGGAATAGATGTGGCTCAGGATGGAACCACGGCAGGTTTTGGCGTAGCTTACTATCGAAATCTTTTGCAAGGTAAAGGAATCCTTTATTCTGATCAGCAGCTAATGGCTGGTGATGAAACTAGGATTTGGGCGACAGCATATGCTTCAGATGTCTCCTTGTTTCGCAAAGATTTTGCCTTGGCAATGATGAAGCTCTCAAACCTCCGAGTCTTGACGGCACCAATGGGACAAATCCGTCTCAATTGTTCAAAAGTGGCATGA
- the LOC123218973 gene encoding LOW QUALITY PROTEIN: putative Peroxidase 48 (The sequence of the model RefSeq protein was modified relative to this genomic sequence to represent the inferred CDS: deleted 2 bases in 2 codons) has product MEDENLDNSFRGLEYDFYRDSCPTAEETIRAVVRHLFEVRSDVASALVRLVFHDCFIEECDSSILLDAAEEIDLEKDSPPNDNLKVFDIIDEELKEICPRVVSCADTLVLAARECVVLVAFPFYPLYTGRRDSLIAFSDVATFELPSPQADLSETLAAFSSRVFDLRETVSLLGSHSIEVIHCKFFQDHLNSFGRTNKSDPSVDPDFLNRDHGAGTLHRLHQLPDLP; this is encoded by the exons ATGGAGGACGAGAATCTTGACAATTCTTTTCGTGGTCTAGAGTACGATTTCTATCGGGATTCGTGCCCCACAGCTGAGGAGACTATTCGAGCTGTCGTTCGGCATCTCTTCGAAGTCCGCTCTGATGTTGCTTCCGCTTTGGTCCGCCTTGTTTTCCATGATTGTTTCATTGAG GAATGTGATTCTTCAATTTTATTGGACGCTGCTGAAGAAATCGACTTGGAGAAAGATTCTCCTCCGAATGATAATCTAAAGGTTTTTGATATAATTGACGAAGAGCTTAAAGAAATATGCCCCCGCGTTGTTTCT TGTGCTGATACACTTGTTTTGGCAGCAAGAGAATGTGTTGTTCTGG TTGCTTTTCCGTTCTATCCACTGTACACTGGTAGGAGAGACAGTTTGATTGCTTTCTCAGATGTTGCAACATTTGAGCTTCCTTCACCCCAAGCAGATCTGTCAGAAACCCTCGCGGCTTTCAGCTCCAGGGTCTTTGATTTGAGAGAAACTGTTAGTCTCTTGG GTTCTCACAGCATTGAAGTAATCCACTGCAAATTCTTCCAAGACCATCTC AACAGCTTTGGCAGGACTAACAAGTCTGATCCATCTGTAGATCCTGATTTCCTCAACCGAGATCATGGTGCAGGAACACTTCATCGGCTTCATCAACTCCCTGACCTTCCCTAG
- the LOC123217968 gene encoding LOW QUALITY PROTEIN: kinesin-like protein KIN-13B (The sequence of the model RefSeq protein was modified relative to this genomic sequence to represent the inferred CDS: deleted 1 base in 1 codon) translates to MNGRQGGQRSGAAGVQVHHQRQWSSDNFLESSSNGRWLQSAGLQHLQQPNTSMPSLQDYNFYGGTGGGGQGLRMYRTGQRGFNGGNEIYTEHSTPPVSSRPSSQRKSGEQSPNEFSPGLLDLHSFDTELLPEMPVTALYDGNSLYNPVRGQSFDDSEPYVLNNKQTGRAHGLPENNLLKSFSADKEKASSVAKIKVVVRKRPLNKKELAKNEEDIIETLSNSLTVHETKLKVDLTEYVEKHEFVFDAVLNEEVSNDEVYHETVEPIVPIIFQRTKATCFAYGQTGSGKTYTMKPLPLKASRDILRLMHHTYRNQGFQLFVSFFEIYGGKLFDLLSDRKKLCMREDGKQQVCIVGLQEYRVSDVEMIRELIERGSSSRSTGTTGANEESSRSHAILQLAIKRSVDGNESKPPRLVGKLSFIDLAGSERGADTTDNDKQTRMEGAEINKSLLALKECIRALDNDQGHIPFRGSKLTEVLRDSFVGNSRTVMISCISPSSGSCEHTLNTLRYADRVKSLSKGNNPKKDILSSTINLKESITMPVSTVLPTASAYEDDTDAWPDQNERDDFDASEDSYEPEKPVWKKNGKSELFNLPTSEDKLKPNGQTKWKEQPKSGFKNTSSDDELNALLQEEEDLVNAHRKQVEDTMNIVREEMNLLVEADQPGNQLDDYVTRLNAILSQKAAGIMELQTRLGQFQRRLKEHNVLVSSSGY, encoded by the exons GATTATAATTTCTATGGCGGTACTGGAGGCGGAGGGCAAGGTTTGAGAATGTATAGGACTGGACAGAGGGGTTTTAATGGAGGAAACGAGATTTACACAGAGCATTCAACACCACCGGTTAGTTCGCGGCCCTCAAGCCAAAGGAAGAGTGGTGAGCAGTCTCCAAATGAGTTCAGTCCTGGGCTCTTGGATCTGCATTCTTTTGATACTGAACTTCTTCCTGAG ATGCCCGTTACAGCACTGTATGATGGTAACTCTTTATATAATCCTGTCCGAGGCCAAAGCTTTGATGACTCTGAACCCTATGTGTTAAACAATAAACAGACTGGTAGAGCTCATGGGTTGCCAGAGAACAACCTCCTGAAAAGCTTTTCTGCTGACAAAGAGAAGGCTAGTTCTGTTGCAAAGATCAAAGTTGTG GTGCGCAAGAGGCCTCTCAATAAAAAGGAGTTGGCAAAGAATGAGGAGGATATTATTGAGACACTTTCTAATTCTCTAACAGTTCATGAGACTAAACTTAAG GTTGACCTAACAGAATATGTTGAGAAGCATGAATTTGTTTTCGATGCTGTGCTGAATGAGGAGGTTTCAAATGATGAG GTGTATCACGAGACAGTGGAGCCTATAGTTCCTATTATT TTTCAACGGACGAAAGCAACTTGCTTTGCATATGGGCAGACAG GAAGTGGAAAGACTTATACCATGAAGCCATTGCCCCTCAAAGCATCACGAGACATTTTGAGGCTGATGCACCATACTTATCGGAACCAAGGATTTCAGTTGTTTGTCAGCTTCTTTGAAATATATGGAGGGAAATTGTTTGATCTCCTTAGTGATCGAAA AAAACTATGCATGAGAGAGGATGGTAAGCAGCAAGTTTGCATTGTGGGTTTGCAAGAGTACAGGGTCTCAGATGTAGAGATGATTAGGGAGCTCATTGAGAGAGGTAGTTCCTCTAGAAGTACTGGCACAACTGGTGCTAATGAAGAATCCTCTCGCTCACATGCCATACTTCAGCTTGCTATTAAGAGGTCAGTTGATGGAAATGAATCAAAGCCTCCACGTCTTGTTGGCAAACTATCCTTTATAGATCTTGCTGGAAGTGAACGTGGTGCTGATACTACAGATAATGACAAACAGACAAG AATGGAAGGTGCTGAGATTAATAAGAGTTTACTTGCATTAAAGGAATGCATAAGGGCTCTTGACAATGACCAGGGTCACATTCCTTTCAGAGGCAGTAAATTAACTGAGGTTCTGAGGGATTCGTTTGTTGGCAATTCTCGCACTGTCATGATATCATGCATTTCACCAAGCTCAGGTTCTTGTGAACACACCCTCAACACGTTAAGATATGCTGACAG GGTGAAGAGTCTTTCAAAAGGGAACAATCCTAAAAAGGATATCCTGTCTTCGACTATAAACCTCAAGGAATCAATTACTATGCCTGTATCTACAGTTTTACCAACTGCATCAGCCTATgaggatgacactgatgcaTGGCCTGATCAAAATGAAAGAGATGACTTTGATGCATCAGAAGACTCCTACGAACCAGAGAAACCAGtatggaaaaaaaatggaaagtCAGAGCTGTTCAATCTCCCTACCTCAGAAGATAAGTTAAAACCCAATGGTCAGACAAAATGGAAGGAGCAGCCAAAATCTGGTTTTAAGAACACAAGTTCAGATGATGAATTGAATGCCCTTCTTCAG GAAGAGGAGGATCTTGTAAATGCTCATCGAAAGCAAGTGGAGGACACAATGAATATTGTCAGAGAG GAGATGAATCTATTGGTTGAAGCAGATCAACCAGGGAATCAACTGGATGATTATGTAACCCGATTGAATGCCATTCTTTCTCAGAAGGCTGCAGGCATCATGGAATTACAAACCCGTTTAGGTCAGTTCCAGAGGCGGCTAAAAGAACACAATGTTTTAGTATCGAGTTCTGGTTACTGA